The Citrifermentans bemidjiense Bem genome window below encodes:
- a CDS encoding 4Fe-4S binding protein — protein sequence MEKKLPTIEIIEKYCKGCHICVEFCPTKVLEMKGFVASVKNLEACIKCMQCELRCPDFAIKVTA from the coding sequence ATGGAGAAAAAACTGCCGACAATCGAGATAATCGAGAAGTACTGCAAAGGGTGCCACATCTGTGTGGAATTTTGCCCTACCAAAGTCTTGGAAATGAAGGGTTTCGTGGCAAGCGTCAAGAACCTTGAGGCTTGCATCAAGTGCATGCAGTGCGAGCTTAGATGCCCTGATTTTGCAATCAAAGTAACGGCTTAA